The Terriglobia bacterium genome includes a window with the following:
- the katG gene encoding catalase/peroxidase HPI — translation MSTETKCPVTGGARRHTAAGAATNADWWPNQLNLKILHQHSPLSDPMGEAFDYAKAFKSLDLNAVIKDLHAVMTDSQDWWPADFGHYGPLFIRMAWHSAGTYRIGDGRGGAGAGQQRFAPLNSWPDNVNLDKARRLLWPIKQKYGRKISWADLMILAGNVALDSMGFKTFGFGGGREDVWEPEEDIYWGAEGKWLADERYSGDRDLENPLAAVQMGLIYVNPEGPNRKPDPLAAATDIRETFRRMAMNDEETVALIAGGHTFGKTHGAGDAALVGAEPEAASIEEQGLGWKSKFGTGKGGDAIGSGLEVIWTTTPTKWSNNFFANLFGYEWELTESPAGAHQWKPKNDAGAGTVPDAHDPSKRHAPSMLTTDLALRFDPAYEKISRRFYQHPDQFADAFARAWFKLTHRDMGPLSRYLGPLVPAEPQLWQDPVPAVDHKLIGEQDIAALKAKILKSGLSISQLVTTAWASAATFRGSDKRGGANGARIRLAPQKDWEVNQPGGLAKALPALEAIQKDFNSSQSGGKKVSLADLIVLGGCAAVEEAAKRAGRAVKIPFSPGRTDASQQQTDVDSFAVLEPTADGFRNYLRKGHQRPAEELLVDRAQLLTLTAPEMTVLVGGMRALNATFGQSRHGVFTNRPETLTNDFFVSLLDMNTKWQPSSASEGVYEGRDRATGELKWTGTRVDLIFGSNSQLRAIAEVYACDDSKEAFVNDFVAAWNKVMNLDRYDLA, via the coding sequence CCTGCACCAGCACTCCCCCTTGTCCGATCCGATGGGCGAGGCGTTCGACTATGCGAAGGCATTCAAAAGTCTCGACCTGAATGCCGTGATCAAGGATCTTCATGCCGTGATGACGGACTCGCAGGATTGGTGGCCGGCCGACTTTGGCCACTACGGGCCGCTGTTCATTCGGATGGCGTGGCACAGCGCAGGCACGTACCGCATTGGCGACGGCCGCGGCGGAGCCGGAGCCGGCCAGCAGCGCTTCGCGCCGCTCAATAGCTGGCCGGACAACGTGAACCTCGACAAGGCTCGCCGGCTGCTGTGGCCGATCAAGCAGAAATACGGCCGGAAGATCTCCTGGGCCGACCTTATGATTCTCGCAGGCAACGTCGCCCTCGACTCGATGGGCTTCAAGACCTTCGGTTTCGGCGGCGGGCGCGAGGATGTCTGGGAGCCCGAAGAGGACATCTACTGGGGGGCGGAGGGCAAGTGGCTGGCGGACGAGCGCTACAGCGGCGACCGTGATCTTGAGAATCCTCTGGCTGCCGTGCAAATGGGTCTGATCTACGTGAATCCGGAAGGGCCGAACCGCAAGCCGGATCCTCTCGCGGCGGCCACGGATATCCGCGAAACGTTCCGCCGCATGGCAATGAACGACGAAGAAACGGTCGCGCTGATTGCCGGCGGTCACACCTTCGGCAAAACCCACGGCGCGGGCGATGCGGCACTGGTGGGCGCAGAGCCGGAAGCCGCCAGCATCGAGGAGCAGGGCCTCGGCTGGAAGAGCAAATTTGGCACGGGCAAAGGCGGTGACGCGATCGGCAGCGGCCTGGAAGTCATTTGGACCACGACGCCTACGAAGTGGAGCAACAACTTCTTCGCGAACCTGTTCGGCTACGAATGGGAACTGACCGAGAGCCCTGCCGGTGCTCATCAGTGGAAACCGAAGAATGACGCAGGCGCCGGTACGGTGCCGGATGCGCACGATCCGTCAAAGCGTCACGCGCCCTCCATGCTGACCACGGACCTCGCCTTGCGCTTCGACCCTGCTTACGAAAAGATCTCACGGCGCTTCTACCAGCATCCGGATCAGTTCGCAGACGCGTTTGCCCGGGCGTGGTTCAAGCTGACGCACCGCGACATGGGTCCTCTCTCGCGGTACCTTGGCCCGCTCGTTCCTGCGGAGCCCCAGCTGTGGCAAGACCCTGTTCCGGCGGTGGATCATAAATTAATCGGGGAGCAGGACATTGCTGCCCTGAAGGCCAAGATCCTCAAATCCGGACTGTCGATCTCCCAACTGGTCACGACTGCCTGGGCGTCGGCGGCAACGTTCCGCGGCTCCGACAAGCGCGGTGGGGCGAATGGGGCGCGCATTCGCCTTGCGCCGCAAAAGGATTGGGAAGTGAACCAGCCGGGCGGGCTGGCAAAGGCCCTGCCGGCGCTGGAGGCAATCCAAAAGGATTTCAACAGCTCGCAGTCCGGCGGAAAGAAGGTCTCGCTGGCTGACCTGATCGTTCTGGGTGGCTGCGCAGCCGTCGAAGAAGCTGCTAAAAGGGCCGGGCGCGCAGTGAAGATTCCCTTCTCGCCCGGGCGCACGGATGCTTCGCAGCAGCAGACCGATGTGGATTCATTCGCCGTCCTGGAGCCGACCGCAGACGGGTTCCGCAACTACCTCCGGAAGGGACACCAAAGACCGGCGGAGGAACTGCTGGTGGATCGGGCGCAGTTGCTGACGCTGACTGCTCCCGAGATGACGGTTCTCGTCGGCGGCATGCGCGCCCTGAACGCTACCTTCGGGCAGTCCCGGCACGGAGTCTTCACCAACCGGCCCGAGACGCTGACGAATGATTTCTTCGTCAGCCTGCTCGACATGAATACGAAGTGGCAGCCTTCCTCGGCATCCGAAGGCGTGTATGAGGGGCGCGATCGCGCGACGGGCGAACTCAAGTGGACCGGCACCCGTGTCGATCTTATATTCGGTTCGAACTCCCAGCTCCGAGCAATCGCGGAAGTCTATGCATGCGACGACTCGAAGGAGGCGTTCGTGAACGATTTCGTGGCGGCGTGGAACAAGGTGATGAACCTTGATCGCTACGACCTTGCCTGA
- a CDS encoding redoxin domain-containing protein has translation MAALEVGKRAPDFDVPACTGEEKHRLKLADYRGKRHVVLAFHPLNFTPA, from the coding sequence ATGGCAGCCCTTGAGGTCGGCAAACGCGCCCCGGACTTCGATGTCCCCGCGTGTACCGGCGAAGAGAAACACCGGCTGAAGCTGGCGGATTACCGCGGGAAGCGGCACGTGGTGCTGGCCTTTCACCCGCTGAACTTTACCCCGGCTTGA
- a CDS encoding CBS domain-containing protein, translating into MKIRELMTRDPACCIPSDSAHRAGTLMRRFDVGALPVVDDESHRQLLGIMTDRDLCLFVVAPNRLPAVVTVEECMMRNPVCCGPDDEVARALELMRTHHVRRLPVVNAHGFLVGMVSLTDLVRYHAVTEAELEATMEQLTQPEP; encoded by the coding sequence ATGAAGATCCGCGAGTTGATGACGCGCGATCCCGCTTGTTGCATTCCTTCCGACTCCGCGCACCGCGCCGGCACCCTGATGCGCCGCTTCGACGTCGGCGCGCTGCCGGTGGTGGACGACGAATCCCACCGCCAGCTGCTCGGCATCATGACGGACCGCGACCTCTGCCTCTTTGTAGTGGCGCCCAACCGCCTGCCGGCCGTGGTCACGGTGGAGGAATGCATGATGCGCAACCCGGTCTGCTGCGGCCCCGACGATGAGGTTGCGCGCGCCCTGGAACTCATGCGCACCCACCACGTGCGCCGACTCCCGGTGGTCAACGCGCACGGCTTTCTGGTCGGGATGGTGTCGCTGACCGACTTGGTGCGCTATCACGCGGTCACCGAGGCCGAGTTGGAGGCCACCATGGAACAGCTGACGCAGCCCGAGCCGTGA